Proteins from one Enterobacter bugandensis genomic window:
- the mtlR gene encoding mannitol operon repressor MtlR produces the protein MMQNPAQVSLRPNNRLSDMQAIMEQTQAFENRVLERLNAGKTVRSFLIAAVELLTEAVNILVLQVFRKDDYAVKYAVEPLLDGDGPLGDLSVRLKLIYGLGVLNRQEYEDAELLMALREELNHDGNEYTFTDDEILGPFGELHCVTALPPAPHFDNSDPELYAMQKLRYQQVVRSTMVLSLTELISKISLKKAFQK, from the coding sequence ATGATGCAGAATCCGGCGCAGGTAAGCCTGCGCCCGAATAACAGATTGTCAGATATGCAGGCAATAATGGAACAAACCCAGGCCTTTGAAAATCGTGTGCTTGAGCGTCTGAATGCTGGCAAAACCGTACGAAGTTTCCTGATTGCCGCCGTCGAGCTGTTAACCGAGGCGGTGAACATTCTGGTGCTTCAGGTGTTTCGCAAAGACGACTACGCGGTAAAGTACGCTGTAGAGCCGTTACTGGACGGAGACGGACCGCTGGGCGATCTGTCGGTGCGTCTGAAGCTGATTTATGGTCTTGGCGTGCTCAACCGCCAGGAGTATGAAGACGCTGAACTGTTAATGGCGCTGCGCGAAGAACTCAATCATGACGGTAATGAGTACACTTTTACCGATGATGAAATCCTGGGGCCGTTCGGCGAGCTGCACTGCGTCACCGCCCTGCCTCCTGCTCCCCATTTTGATAACAGCGACCCTGAACTGTACGCGATGCAAAAGCTGCGCTATCAACAGGTTGTCCGTTCCACTATGGTCCTCTCCCTGACTGAGCTGATTTCTAAAATCAGCTTAAAAAAAGCGTTTCAGAAGTAA
- a CDS encoding HlyD family secretion protein, with product MDLLIILTYVAFAWAIFKIFRIPVNQWTLATATLGGVFIVAGLILLMNYNHPYTFTAQKAVISIPITPQVTGVVTEVTDKNNQLIKKGEVLFKLDPGRYQARVDRLKADLVTATHNIDTLKAQLSEAVANTTRVSAERDRLYKDYQRYLKGSQAKVNPFSESDIDNARQNYLAQDAMVKGSVAEQTQIQSQLDSMVNGEQSQIASLRAQLAEAKYNLDQTVVRAPSNGYITQVLIRPGTYAAALPLRPVMVFIPEQKRQIVAQFRQNSLLRLKPGDEAEVVFNALPGQVFTGKLTSVLPVVPGGSYQAQGALQALTVAPGTDGVQALIELEPNADVDALPDGIYAQVAVYSDHFAHVSVMRKVLLRMTSWMHYLYLDH from the coding sequence ATGGATCTGTTGATTATTCTGACCTATGTGGCATTTGCCTGGGCAATCTTTAAAATATTCCGTATTCCGGTAAATCAGTGGACGCTTGCTACCGCGACGTTAGGCGGGGTGTTTATTGTTGCCGGACTCATTCTTCTAATGAACTATAACCATCCGTATACCTTTACGGCGCAAAAAGCGGTAATTTCCATTCCGATTACGCCGCAGGTCACGGGGGTGGTTACTGAAGTGACCGATAAAAATAACCAGCTCATTAAAAAAGGCGAAGTGTTATTTAAACTGGATCCGGGCCGTTATCAGGCGCGCGTCGACAGACTGAAGGCGGACCTGGTGACCGCGACGCACAATATCGACACTCTGAAAGCGCAGCTTTCGGAAGCGGTTGCCAATACGACACGCGTCTCCGCTGAGCGCGATCGACTCTATAAAGATTATCAGCGCTACCTCAAAGGCAGCCAGGCGAAGGTGAATCCGTTCTCTGAAAGCGATATTGATAACGCGCGGCAGAACTATCTGGCGCAGGATGCCATGGTGAAAGGCTCCGTTGCTGAACAGACGCAGATTCAAAGCCAGCTGGACAGCATGGTGAACGGCGAGCAGTCGCAGATTGCCTCGTTACGCGCCCAGCTTGCTGAAGCAAAATACAACCTCGATCAGACCGTGGTGCGCGCGCCGAGCAATGGCTATATCACCCAGGTGCTGATTCGTCCGGGAACCTATGCCGCCGCGCTGCCGCTGCGCCCGGTGATGGTCTTCATTCCTGAACAGAAGCGCCAGATTGTGGCCCAGTTCCGTCAGAACTCGCTGCTGCGTCTGAAGCCGGGCGATGAAGCGGAAGTGGTATTTAACGCGCTGCCGGGCCAGGTGTTCACCGGTAAGCTCACCAGCGTTCTGCCGGTAGTGCCAGGCGGGTCGTATCAGGCGCAGGGTGCCTTGCAGGCACTGACCGTTGCGCCGGGTACGGATGGGGTACAGGCGCTGATTGAACTGGAGCCTAACGCCGACGTCGATGCTTTGCCGGACGGTATTTATGCCCAGGTGGCGGTCTATTCGGATCATTTCGCCCACGTCTCAGTGATGCGTAAAGTGCTGCTGCGTATGACCAGCTGGATGCACTACCTCTATCTCGATCACTAA
- the lldP gene encoding L-lactate permease has translation MSLWQQNYDPAGNIWLSSLIASLPILFFFFALIKLKLKGYLAATYTVAIALLVALFFYKMPVDRALASVVYGFFYGLWPIAWIIIAAVFVYKISVKTGQFDIIRSSILSITPDQRLQMLIVGFSFGAFLEGAAGFGAPVAITAALLVGLGFNPLYAAGLCLIVNTAPVAFGAMGIPILVAGQVTGLDSFEIGQMVGRQLPFLTIIVLFWIMAIMDGWRGVKETWPAVMVAGGSFAIAQYLSSNFLGPELPDIISSLVSLVCLTLFLKRWQPVRIFRFADMGASHVDQTLARTGYTAGQIVRAWSPFLFLTATVTLWSIPPFKSLFAPGGALYDMVINISVPFLDKMVARMPPVVHDATPYAAVFKFDWFSATGTAILFAAILSVVWLRMKPAAAVQTFAATIKELMLPIYSIGMVLAFAFISNYSGLSSTLALALAHTGHAFTFFSPFLGWLGVFLTGSDTSSNALFAALQATAAQQIGVSDVLLVAANTTGGVTGKMISPQSIAIACAAVGLVGKESDLFRFTVKHSLIFTCMVGVITTLQAYVLTWMIP, from the coding sequence ATGAGCCTCTGGCAACAAAACTACGACCCGGCCGGCAATATCTGGCTGTCGAGCCTGATCGCATCGTTACCGATCCTGTTCTTCTTCTTTGCGCTGATTAAGCTCAAGCTGAAGGGCTACCTCGCCGCGACGTACACCGTTGCCATCGCCCTGCTGGTGGCGCTGTTCTTTTACAAGATGCCGGTCGACCGCGCGCTGGCCTCCGTTGTCTACGGTTTCTTCTACGGCCTGTGGCCGATTGCGTGGATCATCATCGCCGCGGTCTTTGTCTATAAAATCTCGGTAAAGACCGGGCAGTTCGACATCATTCGTTCGTCGATTCTCTCCATCACCCCTGACCAGCGCTTGCAGATGCTGATTGTCGGCTTCTCCTTCGGGGCGTTCCTTGAAGGCGCGGCAGGATTCGGCGCACCGGTGGCGATCACCGCCGCGCTGCTGGTCGGGTTGGGCTTTAACCCGCTGTACGCCGCTGGCCTGTGCCTGATTGTGAACACCGCACCGGTGGCGTTTGGCGCGATGGGGATTCCGATTCTGGTCGCGGGTCAGGTGACTGGGCTGGACAGCTTTGAGATCGGCCAGATGGTTGGCCGCCAGCTGCCGTTCCTGACCATTATCGTGCTGTTCTGGATCATGGCGATTATGGACGGCTGGCGCGGCGTGAAGGAGACCTGGCCTGCGGTGATGGTGGCAGGCGGCTCGTTCGCGATTGCCCAGTACCTCAGCTCGAACTTCCTTGGCCCGGAGCTGCCGGACATCATCTCTTCCCTGGTGTCGCTGGTCTGTCTGACGCTGTTCCTGAAACGCTGGCAGCCGGTGCGTATCTTCCGCTTTGCGGACATGGGCGCATCGCATGTGGATCAGACCCTCGCCCGCACCGGCTATACCGCCGGACAGATCGTCCGCGCCTGGTCGCCGTTCCTGTTCCTGACCGCTACCGTGACGCTGTGGAGCATACCGCCGTTTAAATCGCTGTTCGCTCCCGGCGGCGCGCTGTACGACATGGTGATTAACATCTCCGTGCCGTTCCTCGACAAGATGGTTGCCCGTATGCCGCCGGTCGTGCACGACGCCACCCCGTATGCGGCAGTGTTTAAGTTTGACTGGTTCTCCGCCACCGGGACCGCCATCCTGTTTGCCGCTATTCTTTCCGTGGTGTGGCTGCGCATGAAGCCTGCCGCCGCTGTGCAGACTTTTGCGGCCACGATTAAAGAGCTGATGCTGCCGATCTACTCCATCGGCATGGTGCTGGCGTTCGCGTTTATCTCGAACTACTCCGGCCTGTCGTCGACGCTGGCGTTAGCGCTGGCCCACACCGGACACGCGTTCACCTTCTTCTCGCCGTTCCTCGGCTGGCTGGGGGTGTTCCTGACGGGTTCAGATACCTCGTCTAACGCCCTGTTTGCCGCGCTGCAGGCAACGGCAGCCCAGCAGATTGGCGTGTCGGACGTGCTGCTGGTCGCCGCGAACACCACCGGCGGCGTGACCGGCAAAATGATCTCCCCGCAGTCCATCGCCATTGCCTGTGCGGCGGTGGGACTGGTAGGCAAAGAGTCGGACCTGTTCCGCTTTACCGTGAAACACAGCCTGATATTCACCTGCATGGTGGGCGTGATCACCACCCTGCAGGCCTATGTCTTAACCTGGATGATCCCATGA
- a CDS encoding PTS mannitol transporter subunit IICBA, with the protein MSSDFKIKVQSFGRFLSNMVMPNIGAFIAWGIITALFIPTGWLPNETLAKLVGPMITYLLPLLIGYTGGRLVGGDRGGVVGAITTMGVIVGADMPMFLGAMIAGPLGGWAIKKFDVWVDGKIKSGFEMLVNNFSAGIIGMILAILAFLGIGPAVEVLSKLLAAGVNFMVAHDMLPLASIFVEPAKILFLNNAINHGIFSPLGIQQSHDLGKSIFFLIEANPGPGMGVLLAYMFFGRGSAKQSAGGAAIIHFLGGIHEIYFPYVLMNPRLILAVILGGMTGVFTLSVLGGGLVSPASPGSILAVLAMTPKGAYFANIAAICAAMAVSFVVSSILLKTSKVKEDDDIEAATRRMHDMKAESKGATPLAAGDVSNDLSHVRKIIVACDAGMGSSAMGAGVLRKKVQDAGLTNISVTNSAINNLPPDVDLVITHRDLTERAMRQVPQAQHISLTNFLDSGLYTSLTERLVAAQRHEDNEVKVRTSLQDSFDESNAHLFKLGAENIFLGRTASTKEEAIRFAGEQLVKGGYVQPEYVDAMLEREKLTPTYLGESIAVPHGTVEAKDRVLKTGVVFCQYPDGVRFGEEEDDIARLVIGIAARNNEHIQVITSLTNALDDESVIERLAQTESVEEVLALLNK; encoded by the coding sequence ATGTCATCCGATTTCAAGATCAAAGTTCAAAGCTTTGGTCGTTTCCTCAGCAACATGGTGATGCCAAATATCGGCGCGTTTATCGCGTGGGGTATTATCACCGCATTGTTCATTCCGACAGGGTGGTTGCCTAACGAAACGCTGGCGAAACTTGTTGGCCCAATGATTACCTATCTCCTGCCGCTGCTCATCGGTTATACCGGTGGTCGTCTGGTGGGCGGTGACCGTGGTGGCGTCGTGGGTGCCATCACAACCATGGGCGTGATCGTCGGTGCGGATATGCCGATGTTCCTCGGTGCGATGATTGCCGGTCCTCTGGGCGGCTGGGCGATTAAGAAATTCGACGTCTGGGTTGATGGCAAGATCAAGTCCGGCTTCGAAATGCTGGTGAACAACTTCTCTGCGGGCATCATCGGGATGATCCTCGCGATTCTGGCGTTCCTCGGCATTGGTCCGGCTGTTGAAGTGCTGTCCAAACTGCTGGCGGCGGGCGTTAACTTCATGGTGGCGCACGACATGCTGCCGCTGGCGTCTATCTTCGTTGAACCGGCGAAAATCCTGTTCCTGAACAACGCCATTAACCACGGTATCTTCTCGCCGCTGGGTATTCAGCAGTCTCACGATCTCGGCAAGTCCATCTTCTTCCTGATTGAAGCGAACCCGGGTCCGGGTATGGGCGTTCTGCTGGCGTACATGTTCTTTGGTCGCGGCAGCGCGAAGCAGTCTGCTGGCGGCGCGGCTATCATCCACTTCCTGGGCGGTATCCACGAAATTTACTTCCCGTACGTGCTGATGAACCCACGTCTGATCCTGGCCGTTATCCTCGGCGGTATGACTGGTGTGTTCACCCTGAGCGTGCTGGGCGGCGGTCTGGTCTCCCCTGCTTCTCCAGGCTCTATCCTGGCGGTGCTGGCGATGACGCCGAAAGGCGCGTACTTCGCGAACATCGCGGCGATCTGTGCGGCGATGGCGGTCTCCTTCGTGGTCTCTTCTATCCTGCTGAAAACCAGCAAGGTGAAAGAAGACGACGATATCGAAGCGGCAACCCGTCGTATGCACGACATGAAAGCCGAATCCAAAGGTGCGACCCCACTGGCGGCTGGCGATGTTTCTAACGACCTGAGCCACGTGCGTAAAATCATCGTTGCCTGCGACGCCGGTATGGGTTCCAGCGCAATGGGTGCCGGCGTGCTGCGTAAGAAAGTGCAGGATGCGGGTTTGACCAATATCTCTGTGACCAACAGCGCGATTAACAACCTGCCGCCGGACGTTGACCTGGTCATCACGCACCGCGATCTGACCGAGCGCGCTATGCGTCAGGTACCGCAGGCACAGCACATCTCGCTGACCAACTTCCTGGACAGCGGCCTGTACACCAGCCTGACCGAACGTCTGGTTGCCGCGCAGCGCCACGAAGACAACGAAGTGAAAGTGCGCACCAGCCTGCAGGACAGCTTTGACGAGAGCAATGCTCACCTGTTTAAGCTGGGCGCGGAGAACATCTTCCTCGGCCGTACCGCGAGCACCAAAGAAGAGGCGATTCGCTTTGCCGGTGAACAGCTGGTGAAGGGCGGCTACGTTCAGCCAGAATACGTTGACGCGATGCTGGAACGTGAAAAACTGACGCCAACCTACCTGGGTGAATCCATCGCGGTTCCGCACGGTACGGTTGAAGCGAAAGACCGCGTGCTGAAAACCGGCGTGGTGTTCTGTCAGTATCCTGACGGCGTGCGCTTCGGTGAAGAAGAGGACGACATCGCCCGTCTGGTGATTGGTATCGCCGCTCGCAACAACGAGCATATTCAGGTGATTACCAGCCTGACCAACGCGCTGGATGATGAGTCCGTCATCGAGCGCCTGGCACAAACTGAAAGCGTTGAAGAAGTTCTGGCCCTGCTCAACAAATAG
- a CDS encoding glutathione S-transferase gives MKLIGSYTSPFVRKISILLLEKGIEFEFVNEQPYNAENGVAQYNPLGKVPALVTDEGEYWFDSPIIAEYIELLGIAPAMLPSDPKAALAVKQIEALADGIMDAALTSVREQARPAAQQSESELLRQREKISRSLDMCEKLIREGKIHTDSLDLATIAIACAIGYLNFRRVSPGWCVDRPLLVKLAETLFSRESFARTEPPKA, from the coding sequence ATGAAACTCATCGGTAGCTACACCAGTCCCTTCGTGCGAAAAATCTCGATTCTCCTGCTGGAGAAAGGGATTGAATTTGAATTCGTTAATGAACAGCCCTACAACGCCGAAAACGGCGTCGCGCAGTATAACCCGCTGGGGAAAGTTCCGGCGCTGGTGACGGACGAGGGCGAATACTGGTTCGATTCCCCCATTATTGCGGAGTATATCGAGCTGCTGGGCATTGCCCCGGCAATGCTGCCGTCTGACCCTAAAGCGGCGCTGGCGGTGAAGCAAATTGAAGCCCTGGCCGACGGCATTATGGATGCAGCACTCACCTCCGTTCGCGAGCAGGCAAGGCCCGCCGCCCAGCAGTCAGAAAGCGAGCTGCTGCGCCAGCGGGAAAAAATCAGCCGCAGTCTGGATATGTGTGAAAAGCTTATCCGGGAGGGCAAGATCCACACCGACAGCCTGGACCTGGCAACCATCGCCATCGCCTGCGCCATCGGCTATCTCAACTTCCGCCGGGTGTCCCCTGGCTGGTGCGTCGACCGTCCGCTGCTGGTGAAACTCGCAGAAACGCTCTTTAGCCGCGAGAGCTTTGCCCGAACCGAACCGCCAAAGGCTTGA
- the mtlD gene encoding mannitol-1-phosphate 5-dehydrogenase: MKALHFGAGNIGRGFIGKLLADAGITLTFADVNQVVLDALNARHSYQVHVVGENEQVETVSGVNAVSSIGDDVIDLIASVDLVTTAVGPVVLERIAPAVAKGLTKRKAQGIETPLNIIACENMVRGTTQLKGHVMAAVAEEDKAWVEAHVGFVDSAVDRIVPPSESATNDPLEVTVETFSEWIVDKTQFKGALPTIPGMELTDNLMAFVERKLFTLNTGHAITAYLGKLAGHQTIRDAILDEQIRAVVKGAMEESGAVLIKRYGFDADKHAAYIQKILGRFENPYLKDDVERVGRQPLRKLSAGDRLIKPLLGTLEYGLPHANLVKGIAAAMHYRSEQDPQAIELAQLIDDKGAQAALAQISGLDASSDVVAEAVNAYNATK, from the coding sequence ATGAAAGCATTACATTTTGGCGCAGGTAATATCGGTCGTGGCTTTATCGGTAAACTGCTGGCAGACGCGGGCATTACCCTGACATTCGCCGATGTGAATCAGGTGGTTCTGGATGCCCTGAATGCCCGTCATAGCTATCAGGTTCATGTGGTGGGTGAAAACGAACAGGTTGAAACCGTCTCTGGCGTCAACGCGGTCAGCAGCATCGGCGACGACGTGATTGACCTGATCGCCAGCGTTGATCTGGTGACCACCGCCGTGGGTCCGGTGGTGCTTGAACGTATTGCTCCTGCGGTCGCGAAAGGCCTGACGAAGCGTAAAGCACAGGGCATTGAAACACCGCTGAACATCATCGCCTGTGAAAACATGGTGCGCGGCACCACGCAGCTGAAAGGCCACGTTATGGCGGCCGTGGCTGAGGAAGATAAAGCCTGGGTTGAAGCGCACGTCGGGTTTGTGGATTCCGCTGTAGACCGCATCGTTCCGCCGTCCGAATCCGCCACCAACGATCCGCTGGAAGTCACTGTTGAAACCTTCAGCGAGTGGATCGTCGATAAAACTCAGTTCAAGGGCGCGCTGCCGACCATTCCGGGAATGGAACTCACTGATAACCTGATGGCATTTGTCGAACGCAAACTCTTCACGCTGAACACCGGGCATGCTATAACCGCGTACCTCGGAAAGTTGGCCGGTCATCAGACCATTCGCGACGCGATCCTCGATGAGCAGATCCGCGCGGTGGTAAAAGGGGCAATGGAAGAGAGCGGCGCGGTGCTGATCAAACGCTACGGTTTTGATGCTGATAAACACGCAGCATACATCCAGAAAATCCTCGGTCGTTTTGAAAACCCGTATCTGAAAGATGACGTTGAGCGCGTGGGCCGTCAGCCGCTGCGTAAGCTGAGCGCAGGCGACCGCCTGATTAAGCCGCTGCTGGGCACGCTGGAATACGGTCTGCCGCACGCCAACCTGGTGAAAGGAATTGCTGCCGCGATGCACTACCGCAGTGAGCAGGACCCGCAGGCGATTGAGCTGGCTCAGCTGATTGATGACAAAGGGGCGCAGGCTGCGCTGGCGCAGATTTCCGGTCTGGACGCCAGCAGCGACGTGGTTGCGGAGGCGGTTAACGCATACAACGCAACCAAATGA
- the lldD gene encoding FMN-dependent L-lactate dehydrogenase LldD translates to MIISAASDYRAAAQRILPPFLFHYIDGGAYAEYTLRRNVEDLSEVALRQRVLKNMSDLSLETKLFNETLSMPVALAPVGLCGMYARRGEVQAAAAADAKGIPFTLSTVSVCPIEEVAPTLKRPMWFQLYVLRDRGFMRNALERAKAAGCSTLVFTVDMPTPGARYRDAHSGMSGPNAALRRYWQAVTHPQWAWDVGLNGRPHDLGNISAYLGKPTGLEDYIGWLANNFDPSISWKDLEWIREFWDGPMVIKGILDPEDARDAVRFGADGIVVSNHGGRQLDGVLSSARALPAIADAVKGDIAILADSGIRNGLDVVRMIALGADSVLLGRAYLYALATSGQAGVANLLNLIEKEMKVAMTLTGAKSISEISKDSLVQELSKLPAALAPLSHGDAA, encoded by the coding sequence ATGATTATTTCAGCAGCCAGTGACTACCGCGCCGCGGCGCAGCGCATTTTGCCGCCGTTCCTGTTCCACTACATCGACGGTGGGGCGTATGCCGAATACACCCTGCGCCGCAACGTAGAGGATCTGTCAGAAGTGGCCCTGCGCCAGCGCGTGCTGAAGAATATGTCTGACCTGAGCCTTGAGACGAAGCTGTTCAACGAAACGCTCTCCATGCCGGTAGCGCTCGCGCCTGTCGGCTTATGCGGCATGTACGCCCGTCGCGGTGAAGTGCAGGCCGCCGCCGCGGCAGATGCCAAAGGCATTCCGTTTACCCTGTCTACCGTCTCGGTCTGTCCGATTGAAGAGGTCGCCCCGACCCTCAAGCGCCCGATGTGGTTCCAGCTGTACGTCCTGCGCGATCGCGGCTTTATGCGTAACGCCCTGGAGCGTGCCAAAGCGGCAGGCTGCTCAACGCTGGTCTTTACCGTTGATATGCCCACGCCCGGCGCGCGCTACCGTGATGCCCACTCCGGCATGAGCGGCCCGAATGCCGCCCTGCGCCGCTACTGGCAGGCGGTAACGCATCCACAGTGGGCGTGGGATGTGGGTCTGAACGGCCGACCGCACGATCTGGGGAATATCTCGGCCTATCTCGGCAAACCGACCGGGCTGGAGGACTATATCGGCTGGCTGGCGAACAACTTCGATCCGTCGATCTCGTGGAAAGACCTGGAGTGGATCCGCGAGTTCTGGGATGGACCGATGGTGATCAAAGGGATCCTCGATCCGGAAGATGCCCGCGACGCGGTGCGTTTTGGCGCGGATGGAATTGTGGTCTCTAACCACGGCGGACGCCAGCTCGACGGCGTGCTCTCTTCCGCCCGCGCCCTGCCGGCCATTGCCGATGCGGTGAAAGGCGATATTGCCATTCTGGCCGACAGCGGCATCCGCAACGGGCTGGACGTGGTGCGCATGATTGCGCTGGGTGCCGACAGCGTGCTGCTGGGCCGCGCGTACCTGTACGCGCTGGCCACCAGCGGCCAGGCGGGCGTGGCAAATCTGCTGAACCTGATCGAGAAAGAGATGAAGGTGGCGATGACCCTGACCGGCGCGAAGTCGATCAGTGAAATCAGCAAGGATTCACTGGTGCAGGAGTTGAGCAAACTACCGGCGGCGCTGGCTCCGCTGTCACATGGCGACGCGGCCTGA
- a CDS encoding DUF3302 domain-containing protein, with amino-acid sequence MFLNYFALGVLIFVFLVLFYGIIAIHDIPYNMAKKRNHPHADAIHTAGWISLFTLHAIWPFLWIWATLYREDRGWGMQNHITKPDEVPGMDALAKRVAELEHKLAAVQPSDDKNTLER; translated from the coding sequence ATGTTTCTCAACTATTTCGCGCTGGGTGTGTTGATTTTTGTATTTCTGGTTCTTTTTTACGGAATCATCGCCATTCATGACATCCCCTATAATATGGCTAAAAAGCGTAATCATCCCCATGCCGATGCTATTCATACGGCAGGTTGGATAAGCCTGTTTACGCTTCATGCCATCTGGCCGTTCCTGTGGATTTGGGCCACGCTGTACCGCGAAGATCGCGGCTGGGGCATGCAGAACCACATTACTAAGCCTGATGAGGTTCCGGGGATGGATGCGCTGGCCAAACGCGTGGCCGAGTTAGAACACAAGCTGGCAGCGGTTCAGCCTTCTGATGATAAAAACACGCTGGAGCGCTAA
- a CDS encoding YibL family ribosome-associated protein gives MKEVEKNEIKRLSDRLDLIRHQMAGLSLVDSAEKYAELEKESVKLEAEIERLREVKGQKLSKEAQKLMNMPHRRAITKKEQADMGKLKKSVRGLVVVHPMTELGREMGLKEMTGFCKTAF, from the coding sequence ATGAAAGAAGTCGAAAAGAACGAAATTAAACGCCTGAGCGACCGTCTGGATCTGATCCGTCACCAGATGGCTGGCCTGTCTCTGGTTGATTCCGCCGAGAAATATGCCGAGCTGGAAAAAGAGTCCGTGAAGCTGGAAGCGGAGATTGAGCGCCTGCGCGAAGTGAAAGGCCAGAAGCTGAGCAAAGAAGCGCAGAAGCTGATGAACATGCCGCACCGCCGCGCGATCACCAAGAAAGAGCAGGCTGACATGGGCAAGCTGAAGAAAAGCGTCCGTGGCCTGGTGGTGGTACACCCGATGACCGAGCTTGGCCGCGAAATGGGCCTGAAAGAGATGACGGGTTTTTGTAAGACCGCATTCTGA
- the lldR gene encoding transcriptional regulator LldR — translation MIVMPRRLSDEIASRVRALIEEQQLEAGMKLPAERQLAAQLGVSRNSLREALATLVSEGVLVSRRGGGTFVRWQHDDWSEQNIVQPLKTLLENDPDYSFDILEARHAIETSTAWHAAMRATEADKEKLKACFEATLSSDPDIASQADVRFHLAIAEASHNVVLLQTMRGFFDLLQSSVKQSRQRMYLVPPVFAQLTEQHEAVLNAILAGDAEAARKAMMAHLGFVHTTIKRFDEDQARQARITRLPGDSDISRENKA, via the coding sequence ATGATAGTGATGCCCAGACGCCTGTCCGACGAGATTGCCTCTCGCGTGCGGGCGCTGATTGAAGAACAACAGCTGGAAGCGGGCATGAAATTGCCCGCCGAGCGCCAGCTTGCCGCCCAGCTTGGCGTATCACGTAACTCATTGCGCGAGGCGCTGGCAACGCTGGTCAGCGAAGGGGTACTGGTGAGCCGTCGCGGCGGTGGCACCTTTGTGCGCTGGCAGCATGATGACTGGTCCGAGCAAAACATCGTTCAGCCGCTGAAGACGCTGCTGGAAAACGACCCGGACTACAGCTTCGACATCCTTGAAGCGCGTCACGCCATCGAAACCAGTACCGCATGGCACGCAGCGATGCGGGCAACCGAAGCCGACAAAGAGAAGCTCAAAGCCTGCTTCGAAGCCACGCTAAGCAGCGACCCGGACATCGCCTCCCAGGCGGACGTGCGTTTCCATCTGGCAATCGCCGAGGCGTCGCACAACGTGGTGCTGCTCCAGACCATGCGCGGGTTCTTCGACCTGCTGCAATCCTCCGTGAAGCAGAGCCGCCAGCGCATGTATCTGGTCCCGCCGGTCTTTGCCCAGCTGACCGAACAGCACGAGGCGGTGCTCAACGCCATTCTGGCCGGCGATGCCGAAGCCGCGCGCAAGGCGATGATGGCGCATCTCGGCTTCGTGCACACCACCATTAAACGATTTGATGAAGACCAGGCCCGACAGGCGCGTATTACCCGTCTGCCTGGCGACAGTGATATTTCCAGGGAGAACAAAGCATGA